A stretch of Acidobacteriota bacterium DNA encodes these proteins:
- a CDS encoding ferredoxin, with translation MALYTYDSIHRTRVLETARAMLVAARTAPKGRGVDNLVAAVVDGDEIAVLAETMRTIGRRGGVAFFERDAGNLAHADAVVLLGTRIAPLGLKICGMCGFPNCESKAEHPDVPCVFNIGDLGIAVGSAVGVAADHRVDSRVMYTIGQAVKELGWLGPDAAVIYGIPLSATAKNPFFDRPPV, from the coding sequence ATGGCTCTGTACACGTACGACTCGATCCATCGGACCCGCGTGCTCGAGACGGCGCGGGCCATGCTGGTGGCTGCCCGAACCGCTCCCAAAGGCCGTGGCGTCGACAACCTGGTTGCCGCGGTGGTGGACGGCGACGAGATCGCCGTGCTGGCCGAGACGATGCGGACCATCGGCCGGCGCGGTGGCGTGGCTTTTTTCGAGCGGGACGCGGGCAATCTCGCCCACGCCGACGCCGTCGTGCTGCTGGGCACCCGGATCGCCCCGCTCGGTCTGAAGATTTGTGGCATGTGCGGATTCCCCAACTGCGAGTCGAAGGCGGAGCATCCGGACGTGCCATGCGTGTTCAACATCGGCGATCTGGGAATCGCGGTGGGTTCCGCCGTGGGCGTGGCCGCCGACCACCGGGTGGACTCCCGGGTCATGTACACCATCGGCCAGGCGGTCAAGGAGCTGGGCTGGCTGGGACCCGACGCGGCCGTCATCTACGGCATCCCGCTCTCGGCGACGGCCAAGAATCCCTTCTTCGACCGCCCGCCTGTCTGA
- a CDS encoding DUF1028 domain-containing protein — protein sequence MIPRSLILGAAWAALMGLCTALPTPACPADETLFATFSICAIDPITGESGAAVTTRVPFVGRAVPWVEAGVGAAATQSWTVVEYGRRGLDLLKDGVPPAEAIRRLLADDAGADRRQLGLINMKGEAAAFTGAACGAWAGDRQGKNYTVQANIMVGPEVVAAVADSFEQTEGTGMPLAERLILALEAGQARGGDKRWGLFQSAAVKVADPNHPGRGGDHISLAIEVGEHPEPVQELKRIYYRTSGRLGWREFSEIRGSDVIELKRMLHALGYWRQDLAAFPDPPQYDIPESLRTSDPKAYADRLAAFRARRDAFESAFALYDGDAMDAVDAFRQARGLVYEGNARGLVDRRLVEALRQAYYSRPKPPQP from the coding sequence ATGATCCCGCGCAGTCTGATTTTGGGCGCTGCATGGGCCGCACTGATGGGCCTGTGCACCGCCTTGCCGACGCCGGCATGTCCCGCAGATGAAACCTTGTTCGCCACCTTTTCGATCTGTGCCATTGACCCAATCACCGGCGAGAGCGGCGCCGCCGTGACCACCCGAGTCCCCTTCGTGGGCCGGGCGGTGCCGTGGGTCGAGGCCGGAGTCGGAGCCGCAGCCACCCAGTCGTGGACGGTCGTGGAGTACGGCCGCCGCGGGCTGGACCTGCTCAAAGACGGCGTCCCGCCCGCTGAGGCGATCCGGCGGCTGCTGGCGGATGACGCGGGCGCCGACCGGCGGCAACTCGGCCTCATCAACATGAAAGGCGAGGCGGCCGCGTTCACCGGCGCTGCCTGCGGCGCCTGGGCCGGCGACCGACAGGGAAAAAACTACACCGTTCAGGCCAACATCATGGTGGGACCCGAGGTGGTGGCTGCGGTGGCCGACTCTTTCGAACAGACCGAGGGGACCGGCATGCCGCTGGCGGAGCGCTTGATCCTGGCCCTGGAGGCCGGTCAGGCCCGGGGCGGCGACAAGCGATGGGGATTGTTTCAGTCGGCTGCGGTCAAGGTGGCCGACCCGAACCACCCCGGCCGGGGCGGCGACCACATCAGCCTGGCCATCGAGGTGGGCGAGCACCCCGAGCCGGTCCAGGAGCTCAAGCGGATCTATTATCGAACATCCGGCCGCCTCGGCTGGCGGGAGTTTTCTGAAATCCGGGGCAGTGACGTCATCGAACTCAAGCGGATGCTCCACGCGCTCGGGTATTGGCGCCAGGACCTAGCCGCCTTCCCCGATCCGCCGCAGTACGACATCCCCGAGTCGCTCCGGACCAGCGACCCGAAGGCATACGCGGATCGACTGGCTGCATTCCGCGCCCGCCGCGATGCGTTTGAATCTGCTTTCGCGCTCTACGACGGCGACGCCATGGACGCCGTGGATGCGTTCCGCCAGGCCCGCGGCCTGGTTTACGAAGGGAACGCCCGCGGATTGGTGGACCGCCGCCTTGTCGAGGCGTTACGGCAGGCATACTACTCCCGGCCGAAACCGCCACAGCCGTGA
- a CDS encoding response regulator has translation MANILLVDDDRDFVDATTMVLEAEGFTVTPAFSAKQAWDALHQTTPDVMLLDCMMEDFDSGFDLSRDIAIKFPNVPVIMLTCVRDYMSDKWEFSREEDKKWLPVSHFLEKPVSPEVLVTTVRQVLAEKQK, from the coding sequence ATGGCCAACATTCTGCTGGTCGACGATGACCGTGATTTCGTCGACGCCACAACCATGGTCTTGGAAGCCGAGGGTTTCACGGTCACGCCGGCATTCTCCGCCAAGCAAGCCTGGGATGCGCTGCATCAGACTACGCCGGACGTGATGCTGCTGGACTGCATGATGGAGGACTTCGATTCCGGCTTCGACCTCTCCCGCGACATTGCCATCAAGTTCCCCAACGTACCGGTGATCATGCTCACGTGCGTGCGCGACTATATGAGCGACAAATGGGAATTCTCCCGCGAAGAGGACAAAAAGTGGCTGCCTGTGAGCCATTTTCTCGAGAAGCCGGTCTCGCCGGAAGTCCTGGTCACGACCGTCCGCCAGGTGCTGGCCGAAAAACAGAAATAA